The following are encoded together in the Archocentrus centrarchus isolate MPI-CPG fArcCen1 chromosome 23, fArcCen1, whole genome shotgun sequence genome:
- the LOC115773703 gene encoding uncharacterized protein LOC115773703, giving the protein MGNLLFSTGLLRTDATKSDQVSGGCFTARTICSGITYYYTPFTGAGCEAECPAKDFQTSAASCPISPSAEVSSSTLVSDSPSNTSVSSQNQSYSASTSRPLLLFFSWLGAQPGGVAKYRDLYLDRGMDVLLVQSSVMHFLWPRWGLKYGLKVLKILEEPQFTDRVVLVHASSIGGFTFTQILTHIVQDPKKHAGLAQRMIGHVYDSLVVGTLEHMAIGIGKTLMPRLECFIKNMAMLYFWLFKTHTADFYETSIQVFHNSPVTAPALFFFSENDAMCNTAVLEKLIDFWRKRGVTVHSRKWKKSIHAAHLRCHPDDYLSTLQHFLNSLPISSCKKTM; this is encoded by the exons ATGGGAAACCTGCTGTTCTCCACAGG TCTCTTAAGGACTGATGCAACCAAGTCGGATCAAGTCAGCGGAGGATGTTTTACAGCCAGAACGATCTGCAGTGGTATAACCTATTACTACACTCCGTTCACTGGTGCTGGGTGTGAGGCAGAATGTCCTGCCAAAGATTTTCAAACCTCTGCAGCTTCCTGCCCCATTTCACCCTCTGCAGAAGTCTCATCTTCTACACTGGTCTCAGATTCACCTTCAAACACATCTGTCTCCTCCCAAAACCAATCGTACTCTGCCTCCACCTCCCGtccacttcttcttttcttctcctgGCTTGGAGCCCAACCAGGGGGAGTGGCTAAGTACAGGGACCTTTATCTGGACCGTGGCATGGATGTCCTCCTGGTTCAGAGTAGTGTAATGCACTTCCTGTGGCCTCGATGGGGGCTCAAGTATGGACTGAAGGTTTTGAAAATTCTGGAGGAGCCTCAGTTCACAGACAGGGTGGTGCTGGTTCATGCTTCCTCCATTGGTGGCTTCACATTCACTCAAATCCTCACCCACATTGTTCAAGACCCGAAAAAACACGCAGGCCTGGCACAGAGGATGATAGGGCACGTCTATGACAGCTTAGTGGTTGGCACTCTGGAGCACATGGCGATAG gcATCGGCAAAACTCTGATGCCACGTTTGGAGTGCTTCATCAAAAACATGGCCATGCTGTACTTCTGGCTTTTCAAAACCCACACGGCAGACTTCTATGAGACCAGCATCCAAGTTTTCCACAACAGCCCAGTTACTGCTCCAGCTCTGTTCTTCTTCAGTGAAAATGATGCAATGTGCAACACGGCAGTGCTGGAAAAGCTGATTGACTTCTGGAGAAAGAGGGGAGTGACTGTGCACAGCAGAAAGTGGAAGAAGTCGATCCACGCGGCCCACTTGCGATGTCACCCAGATGATTATCTCTCCACTCTGCAACACTTCTTGAACTCGCTACCCATTTCCTCctgcaaaaaaacaatgtaa